A single window of Streptomyces aquilus DNA harbors:
- the kdpF gene encoding K(+)-transporting ATPase subunit F, with the protein MTAENIVGLVVAVALLGYLVLALIFPERF; encoded by the coding sequence GTGACCGCCGAGAACATCGTCGGCCTCGTCGTGGCCGTCGCCCTGCTGGGCTATCTCGTCCTCGCCCTGATCTTCCCGGAGAGGTTCTGA
- the kdpA gene encoding potassium-transporting ATPase subunit KdpA, with protein MGPVLAGVLQLLALIGALALAYIPLGTYMARVYSSDKHWRVEKWIYKGIGANPDTEMRWPAYLRGVLAFSAVGVLFLYALQRLQGVLPGSLGFASIDPDQAFNTAVSFVTNTNWQSYYGEQAMGHVVQTAGLAVQNFVSAAVGIAVAVALVRGFARSRTGELGNFWSDLVRGVVRILVPLSVVAAIVLVACGAIQNFSGIHEVGQFMGGQQQWNGGAVASQEAIKEIGTNGGGYFNANSAHPFENPTPFTNLFEIFLLLVIPFALTRTFGIMVGSIKQGYAILATMGTIWVGFIALMMWTEFAHHGTAFEIAGGAMEGKETRIGVGASSIFAVSTTLTSTGAVDSFHSSFTGLGGGITMLGMQLGEIAPGGTGSGLYGMLIMAIIAVFIAGLMVGRTPEYLGKKIGTREIKLAACYILITPALVLIFTAAAMALPTPGNSMTNSGAHGFSEILYAYSSAANNNGSAFAGLNADTQWFNSTLGLAMLLGRFLPMVFVLALAGSLAEQKPVPATAGTLRTEKPLFTGLLVGAILIITGLTYFPALGLGPLAEGLAS; from the coding sequence ATGGGTCCCGTACTCGCCGGCGTGCTCCAGCTGCTCGCCCTCATAGGGGCACTGGCGCTCGCCTACATCCCCCTCGGCACCTACATGGCCAGGGTCTACTCCTCCGACAAGCACTGGCGCGTCGAGAAGTGGATCTACAAGGGCATCGGTGCCAACCCCGACACGGAGATGCGCTGGCCCGCCTACCTGCGCGGCGTACTCGCCTTCTCCGCGGTGGGCGTGCTCTTCCTCTACGCCCTCCAGCGGCTCCAGGGCGTGCTGCCCGGCTCGCTCGGGTTCGCCTCCATCGACCCGGACCAGGCGTTCAACACCGCGGTCTCCTTCGTCACGAACACCAACTGGCAGTCGTACTACGGCGAACAGGCCATGGGGCATGTCGTGCAGACAGCCGGTCTGGCGGTGCAGAACTTCGTCTCAGCGGCCGTCGGGATCGCCGTCGCGGTGGCGCTCGTGCGCGGGTTCGCCCGCTCGCGGACCGGTGAACTCGGCAACTTCTGGTCCGACCTGGTGCGTGGCGTCGTACGCATCCTGGTGCCGCTGTCCGTGGTCGCCGCGATCGTCCTGGTGGCGTGCGGTGCCATCCAGAACTTCTCCGGCATCCACGAGGTCGGCCAGTTCATGGGCGGGCAGCAGCAGTGGAACGGCGGCGCGGTCGCCTCGCAGGAGGCCATCAAGGAGATCGGTACCAACGGCGGCGGCTACTTCAACGCCAACAGCGCCCACCCGTTCGAGAACCCGACCCCGTTCACGAACCTCTTCGAGATCTTCCTGCTGCTGGTCATCCCGTTCGCGCTGACCCGCACCTTCGGCATCATGGTCGGTTCCATCAAGCAGGGCTACGCGATCCTCGCGACCATGGGCACCATCTGGGTCGGCTTCATCGCGCTGATGATGTGGACCGAGTTCGCCCACCACGGCACGGCGTTCGAGATCGCCGGCGGGGCGATGGAGGGCAAGGAGACCCGCATCGGGGTCGGCGCCTCGTCGATCTTCGCGGTGTCGACCACCCTGACCTCGACCGGTGCCGTGGACTCCTTCCATTCCTCCTTCACCGGCCTCGGCGGCGGCATCACCATGCTGGGCATGCAGCTCGGCGAGATCGCGCCCGGCGGTACCGGCTCCGGCCTCTACGGCATGCTGATCATGGCGATCATCGCGGTGTTCATCGCCGGGCTCATGGTCGGCCGTACGCCCGAGTACCTGGGCAAGAAGATCGGCACCCGCGAGATCAAGCTGGCCGCCTGCTACATCCTCATCACCCCGGCGCTGGTGCTCATCTTCACCGCGGCGGCGATGGCCCTGCCCACGCCGGGCAACTCGATGACGAACTCGGGGGCCCACGGCTTCTCCGAGATCCTCTACGCCTACTCCTCGGCCGCGAACAACAACGGTTCGGCCTTCGCCGGGCTGAACGCGGACACGCAGTGGTTCAACTCGACGCTCGGCCTCGCCATGCTGCTGGGCCGCTTCCTGCCGATGGTGTTCGTGCTGGCGCTCGCCGGTTCGCTCGCCGAGCAGAAGCCGGTGCCGGCCACCGCGGGCACCCTGCGCACCGAGAAGCCGCTGTTCACCGGTCTGCTGGTGGGCGCGATCCTCATCATCACCGGGCTGACCTACTTCCCGGCCCTGGGGCTGGGGCCGCTGGCCGAGGGGCTGGCGTCATGA
- the kdpB gene encoding potassium-transporting ATPase subunit KdpB, producing MTTRTEKSEDSMSTATPTRAPHSDVPTGHKSPEGRVGAGLFDPKQLLKSLPDAFRKLDPRVMVKSPVMFVVWIGSLLTTVFSFKDPGDWFGWTISAWLWLTVVFANLAEAVAEGRGKAQADTLRKAKTDTVARRLVGDREEQVPGTELKIGDLVVCEAGDIIPGDGDVVEGVASVDESAITGESAPVIRESGGDRSAVTGGTKVLSDRIVIKITTKPGETFIDRMINLVEGAARQKTPNEIALNILLASLTIVFLLAVATLPPFADYAGTHLTMVVLVALLVCLIPTTIGALLSAIGIAGMDRLVQRNVLAMSGRAVEAAGDVSTLLLDKTGTITLGNRQAAEFVPVRGTTEAEVADAAQLSSLADETPEGRSVVVLAKERYGLRERHQGELVGAEWIAFTAQTRMSGVDVDGRRIRKGAAGSVITWVKEQGGTVAEDADTQSNRISEAGGTPLLVAVEDAEGARVLGVIHLKDVVKDGMRERFEELRRMGIKTVMITGDNPLTAKAIAEEAGVDDFLAEATPEDKMALIKREQAGGKLVAMTGDGTNDAPALAQADVGVAMNTGTSAAKEAGNMVDLDSNPTKLIEIVEIGKQLLITRGALTTFSIANDVAKYFAIIPALFAAVYPGLDKLNIMGLSSPDSAILSAVIFNALIIIALVPLSLKGVQYRPVSADKLLRRNLTIYGIGGLVAPFIGIKLIDLLISLIPGIG from the coding sequence ATGACCACCCGTACAGAGAAGTCAGAGGACTCCATGTCCACAGCCACCCCGACCAGGGCGCCGCACAGCGACGTACCCACCGGGCACAAGTCCCCCGAGGGCCGTGTCGGCGCAGGCCTCTTCGACCCCAAGCAGCTCCTCAAGTCGCTGCCGGACGCCTTCCGCAAGCTCGACCCGCGGGTGATGGTCAAGTCGCCCGTGATGTTCGTGGTGTGGATCGGCTCGCTGCTGACCACCGTCTTCTCCTTCAAGGACCCGGGCGACTGGTTCGGCTGGACGATCAGCGCCTGGCTGTGGCTGACGGTCGTCTTCGCCAACCTGGCGGAGGCCGTCGCCGAGGGACGCGGCAAGGCGCAGGCCGACACGTTGCGCAAGGCCAAGACCGACACGGTGGCCCGGCGGCTCGTGGGCGACCGCGAGGAGCAAGTGCCGGGCACCGAGCTGAAGATCGGCGACCTGGTCGTCTGTGAGGCCGGCGACATCATCCCCGGCGACGGTGACGTCGTCGAGGGTGTGGCCTCGGTCGACGAGTCGGCGATCACCGGTGAGTCGGCGCCCGTCATCCGGGAGTCCGGCGGTGACCGGAGCGCCGTCACCGGCGGTACGAAGGTGCTCTCCGACCGGATCGTCATCAAGATCACGACGAAGCCCGGCGAGACCTTCATCGACCGGATGATCAACCTGGTCGAGGGCGCGGCCCGGCAGAAGACGCCGAACGAGATCGCGCTCAACATCCTGCTGGCCTCGCTGACGATCGTCTTCCTGCTCGCGGTGGCCACCCTGCCCCCGTTCGCGGACTACGCGGGCACCCACCTGACCATGGTCGTCCTGGTGGCGCTGCTGGTCTGCCTCATCCCGACGACCATCGGCGCCCTGCTCTCCGCGATCGGCATCGCCGGCATGGACCGGCTGGTGCAGCGCAACGTGCTCGCCATGTCCGGCAGGGCAGTTGAGGCAGCGGGTGACGTGTCGACGCTGCTGCTCGACAAGACCGGCACCATCACCCTCGGCAACCGCCAGGCGGCCGAGTTCGTGCCCGTGCGCGGCACGACCGAGGCCGAGGTCGCCGACGCCGCCCAGCTCTCCTCGCTGGCCGACGAGACGCCCGAGGGCCGCTCCGTCGTCGTCCTGGCGAAGGAGAGGTACGGTCTGCGCGAGCGGCACCAGGGTGAGCTCGTCGGAGCCGAGTGGATCGCGTTTACCGCGCAGACCCGGATGTCGGGTGTGGACGTCGACGGGCGCAGGATCCGCAAGGGCGCGGCCGGTTCGGTCATCACCTGGGTCAAGGAGCAGGGCGGCACGGTCGCCGAGGACGCGGACACCCAGTCCAACCGGATCTCCGAGGCCGGCGGCACCCCGCTGCTGGTCGCGGTCGAGGACGCCGAGGGCGCTCGCGTCCTGGGTGTCATCCATCTCAAGGACGTCGTCAAGGACGGCATGCGGGAGCGGTTCGAGGAACTGCGCCGCATGGGCATCAAGACCGTCATGATCACGGGTGACAACCCGTTGACCGCCAAGGCGATCGCCGAGGAGGCGGGCGTCGACGACTTCCTCGCGGAGGCCACTCCCGAGGACAAGATGGCGCTCATCAAGCGGGAGCAGGCCGGCGGCAAGCTGGTCGCGATGACCGGTGACGGTACGAACGACGCGCCCGCGCTGGCCCAGGCGGACGTCGGTGTCGCGATGAACACCGGTACGTCGGCCGCCAAGGAGGCCGGCAACATGGTCGACCTCGACTCCAACCCGACCAAGCTCATCGAGATCGTCGAGATCGGCAAGCAACTGCTGATCACCCGGGGCGCGTTGACCACGTTCTCCATCGCCAACGACGTCGCGAAGTACTTCGCGATCATCCCGGCGCTGTTCGCGGCCGTCTACCCGGGCCTGGACAAGCTCAACATCATGGGCCTGTCCTCGCCGGACTCCGCGATCCTGTCCGCGGTCATCTTCAACGCGCTGATCATCATCGCCCTGGTGCCGCTGTCCCTGAAGGGCGTGCAGTACCGGCCGGTCAGCGCCGACAAGCTGCTGCGCCGCAACCTCACCATCTACGGCATCGGTGGCCTGGTCGCCCCCTTCATCGGCATCAAACTCATCGACCTGCTCATCTCCCTCATCCCCGGGATCGGCTGA
- a CDS encoding universal stress protein — protein sequence MSESGPSSAAARVVVGVSGSPGSLVALRRAAVEARRRSAVLWPVLAWEPPGGELAARRSAAAAVLVEDWERMARDRLLDALREVFGKEGPGLPLHAVLARATPGRALVATADQEDDLLVLGAGRRSLAHRALWPSVGRYCLTHAGCPVLVLPPSPLQPALAAAHRRNAWRLRLDTGRMEREFARVPHDA from the coding sequence ATGTCCGAGTCCGGTCCGTCCTCAGCCGCCGCCCGTGTGGTCGTGGGGGTGAGCGGCTCTCCCGGGAGCCTCGTCGCGCTGCGTCGCGCGGCCGTCGAGGCCAGACGCCGCAGTGCCGTGCTCTGGCCTGTGCTGGCCTGGGAGCCGCCCGGTGGGGAGCTCGCCGCGCGTCGGTCCGCGGCAGCGGCCGTCCTGGTCGAGGACTGGGAGCGGATGGCGCGGGATCGGCTGCTCGACGCCCTGCGGGAGGTGTTCGGCAAGGAAGGCCCCGGGCTCCCCCTCCACGCCGTGCTCGCACGCGCTACGCCGGGCCGGGCGCTGGTCGCGACGGCCGACCAGGAGGACGACCTCCTCGTACTCGGTGCCGGACGGCGCAGTCTGGCGCACCGCGCGCTGTGGCCGTCGGTCGGCCGCTACTGCCTCACCCATGCCGGCTGTCCCGTCCTCGTGCTGCCGCCCTCTCCGCTCCAGCCCGCGCTGGCAGCCGCACACCGGCGCAACGCATGGCGGCTGCGGCTGGACACGGGGCGGATGGAGAGGGAGTTCGCACGGGTGCCGCACGACGCCTGA
- a CDS encoding potassium-transporting ATPase subunit C, producing the protein MNNSVTNTARLLGAGLRALLVLTLVTGVIYPLVVTGIAQALFNDKANGSEIKADGKVVGSSLIGQSYNLPLKKGEETASPDLKWFQGRPQNGLGTNSVNTQYKLILSGATNRSGDNADLIAWVKAAKAAVIKDNSTADYKVKASEVPADAVTSSGSGLDPDISPAYADLQVHRIAEKNGLTVAQVQKLVDEHTTGRTLGFIGEPRVNVLELNIALKALTAKS; encoded by the coding sequence ATGAACAACTCGGTTACGAACACCGCCCGGTTGCTCGGGGCGGGCCTGCGCGCCCTCCTCGTGCTGACCCTGGTGACCGGCGTCATCTACCCGCTGGTCGTCACCGGCATCGCCCAGGCCCTGTTCAACGACAAGGCGAACGGCTCCGAGATCAAGGCGGACGGCAAGGTCGTCGGCTCCTCGCTCATCGGGCAGTCGTACAACCTGCCGCTGAAGAAGGGCGAGGAGACCGCGTCGCCCGACCTGAAGTGGTTCCAGGGCCGCCCGCAGAACGGCCTGGGCACTAACAGCGTCAACACCCAGTACAAGCTGATCCTGTCCGGCGCCACCAACCGCTCCGGTGACAACGCCGACCTGATCGCGTGGGTCAAGGCCGCCAAGGCCGCGGTCATCAAGGACAACTCGACCGCCGACTACAAGGTCAAGGCGTCCGAGGTGCCCGCCGACGCGGTCACCTCCTCCGGCTCCGGCCTGGACCCGGACATCTCCCCGGCCTACGCCGACCTCCAGGTCCACCGGATCGCCGAGAAGAACGGCCTGACCGTCGCCCAGGTGCAGAAGCTGGTCGACGAGCACACCACGGGCCGCACCCTCGGCTTCATCGGGGAGCCCCGGGTGAACGTCCTGGAGCTCAACATCGCGCTCAAGGCACTCACGGCCAAGAGCTGA
- a CDS encoding SAV_915 family protein, producing the protein MAELLYDDDPEPSDPSPAGPLYVPVRPGSSGCAARLFRTPLGDRTAVGFTSERRLTGTLGPDQPWIRLAEPALRALTAPLGVTTLTVDPRFTAPAPMPAAQAPSEPPVLRTV; encoded by the coding sequence ATGGCGGAACTCCTCTACGACGACGACCCCGAGCCCTCCGATCCGTCCCCGGCCGGACCCCTGTACGTCCCGGTCCGGCCGGGCTCCTCCGGCTGTGCGGCCCGGCTCTTCCGCACCCCGCTCGGTGACCGTACGGCCGTCGGCTTCACCTCCGAGCGCCGGCTGACCGGCACCCTCGGCCCGGACCAGCCGTGGATCCGCCTCGCCGAGCCCGCCCTGCGTGCGCTGACCGCCCCGCTGGGCGTCACGACTCTCACGGTGGACCCGCGCTTCACCGCCCCGGCCCCGATGCCGGCCGCCCAGGCGCCTTCCGAGCCGCCCGTACTGCGAACCGTCTGA
- a CDS encoding response regulator — MTRVLVVEDDPQLVRALIINLQARRYGVDAAPDGATALRLAVARQPDVVMLDLGLPDMDGVEVIKGLRGWTRVPILVLSARQASEEKVAALDAGADDYVTKPFSMDELMARLRAAVRRTEETPLATGTTLVETADFSVDLLARKVHKDSRDVRLTPTEWHLLEILITNPGRLITQKHLLQEVWGVTQGNKTNYLRVYMAQLRRKLEADPSHPRYLITEPGMGYRFEG; from the coding sequence ATGACACGGGTGCTGGTGGTGGAGGACGACCCGCAGCTCGTACGGGCCCTCATCATCAATCTCCAGGCACGCCGGTACGGGGTCGACGCGGCCCCCGACGGCGCCACCGCGCTGCGGCTCGCGGTCGCCCGGCAACCCGATGTCGTCATGCTCGACCTGGGCCTGCCCGACATGGACGGCGTCGAGGTCATCAAGGGCCTGCGCGGCTGGACCCGGGTGCCGATCCTGGTGCTGTCCGCCCGGCAGGCGTCCGAGGAGAAGGTCGCCGCGCTCGACGCGGGCGCCGACGACTACGTGACCAAGCCGTTCAGCATGGACGAGCTGATGGCCAGGCTGCGGGCCGCCGTACGACGCACCGAGGAGACCCCGCTCGCCACCGGGACGACGCTGGTCGAGACGGCGGACTTCAGCGTCGACCTGCTGGCCAGGAAAGTGCACAAGGACAGCCGCGACGTACGCCTCACGCCCACCGAGTGGCACCTGCTGGAGATCCTGATCACCAACCCGGGACGGCTGATCACGCAGAAGCATCTGCTCCAGGAGGTCTGGGGCGTCACCCAGGGCAACAAGACCAACTACCTGCGGGTCTACATGGCCCAGCTGCGGCGCAAACTGGAAGCGGACCCGTCCCATCCGCGCTACCTCATCACCGAGCCCGGCATGGGCTACCGCTTCGAAGGATGA
- a CDS encoding sensor histidine kinase — MVRGKLRIYLGAAPGVGKTYAMLSEAHRRVERGTDCVVAFVEHHNRPRTEVMLHGLEQIPRKDLEYRDSFFTEMDVDAVLARRPQVALVDELAHTNVPGSRNTKRWQDVEELLAAGIDVISTVNIQHLESLGDVVESITGVRQRETVPDEVVRRADQIELVDMSPPALRRRMAHGNIYKPDKVDAALSNYFRPGNLTALRELALLWVADRVDAYLTEYRSEHQVSTIWGSRERIVVGLTGGPEGRTLIRRAARLAEKGAGGEVLAVYISRSDGLTAASPKELAVQRTLVEDLGGTFHHVVGEDIPVALLDFSRGVNATQIVLGVSRRKGWQYVFGPGVGATVARDSGPDLDVHLITHDEAGKGRGLPVNRGARLGRSRMIWGWLVGLGGPVLLTWLLSGVAPDVGLANDMLLFLTLTVAAALLGGLFPALASAAAGSLLLNWYFTPPVHTFTIADPKNIVAIAIFVGVAVSVASVVDLAARRTHQAARLRAESEILSFLAGNVLRGETSLEELLERVRETFGMESVALLERESEVLPWTCAGSVGSRPCAVPDDADVDVPVGDHMALALTGRVLPAEDRRVLAAFAAQAVVVLDRRRLQEEADQARTLAEGNRIRTALLAAVSHDLRTPLAGIKAAVTSLRSDDVEWSEEDQAELLESIEEGADRLDHLVGNLLDMSRLQTGTVTPIIRETDLDEVIPMALGGVPEDSVELDVPETLPMVAVDRGLLERAVANVVENAVKYSPPGETVLVSASALADRVEVRVVDRGPGVPDEAKDRIFEPFQRYGDSPRGAGVGLGLAVARGFTEAMGGTIHAEDTPGGGLTMVLTVRTAPERRPEQPDVSAAATS, encoded by the coding sequence ATGGTTCGCGGCAAACTCCGGATCTACCTCGGCGCGGCACCCGGCGTCGGCAAGACCTACGCGATGCTCTCCGAGGCACACCGCCGCGTGGAGCGGGGCACCGACTGCGTGGTCGCCTTCGTGGAGCACCACAACCGGCCGCGCACCGAGGTGATGCTGCACGGCCTGGAGCAGATTCCGCGCAAGGATCTGGAGTACCGGGACAGCTTCTTCACCGAGATGGACGTGGACGCAGTCCTGGCCCGCCGGCCCCAGGTCGCCCTGGTCGACGAACTGGCCCACACCAACGTCCCCGGCTCCCGCAACACCAAGCGCTGGCAGGACGTGGAGGAACTGCTGGCCGCGGGCATCGACGTCATCTCCACGGTCAACATCCAGCACCTGGAGTCCCTGGGGGACGTGGTCGAGTCGATCACCGGGGTACGGCAGCGCGAGACGGTCCCCGACGAGGTCGTGCGCCGCGCCGACCAGATCGAGCTCGTCGACATGTCCCCGCCGGCGTTGCGGCGGCGGATGGCACACGGCAACATCTATAAGCCGGACAAGGTCGACGCGGCCCTGTCCAACTACTTCCGCCCCGGAAACCTCACCGCCCTGCGGGAGTTGGCCCTGCTGTGGGTGGCCGACCGGGTGGACGCCTATCTGACCGAGTACCGCAGCGAACACCAGGTCTCCACCATCTGGGGTTCGCGCGAGCGGATCGTCGTCGGCCTGACCGGTGGTCCGGAGGGACGGACGCTGATACGCCGGGCCGCCCGGCTCGCGGAGAAGGGCGCCGGCGGCGAGGTGCTGGCCGTGTACATCTCCCGCAGCGACGGCCTCACCGCCGCCTCTCCGAAGGAACTGGCCGTCCAGCGCACGCTGGTCGAGGACCTGGGCGGCACCTTCCACCACGTCGTCGGCGAGGACATCCCGGTCGCGCTGCTCGACTTCTCGCGCGGGGTCAATGCCACCCAGATCGTGCTCGGTGTCTCCCGTCGCAAGGGCTGGCAGTACGTCTTCGGCCCCGGCGTCGGCGCGACGGTCGCCCGGGACTCCGGACCCGACCTCGACGTGCACCTGATCACCCACGACGAGGCCGGCAAGGGGCGCGGACTCCCGGTCAACCGGGGTGCGCGGCTGGGCCGTTCCCGCATGATCTGGGGCTGGCTGGTCGGCCTCGGCGGCCCGGTGCTGCTGACCTGGCTGCTGAGCGGTGTGGCTCCCGACGTCGGGCTCGCCAACGACATGCTGCTGTTCCTGACGCTGACGGTGGCGGCCGCCCTGCTCGGCGGGCTCTTCCCCGCCCTGGCCTCGGCGGCGGCCGGCTCCCTGCTGCTGAACTGGTACTTCACCCCGCCGGTCCACACCTTCACGATCGCCGACCCGAAGAACATCGTCGCCATCGCGATCTTCGTCGGGGTCGCTGTGTCGGTGGCCTCGGTGGTTGACCTCGCGGCCCGCCGCACCCACCAGGCCGCCCGGCTGCGCGCCGAGTCGGAGATTCTCTCCTTCCTGGCTGGGAACGTGCTGCGCGGCGAGACCAGCCTGGAGGAGCTGCTGGAACGGGTCCGTGAGACCTTCGGCATGGAGTCCGTGGCGCTGCTGGAACGCGAGAGCGAGGTGCTGCCCTGGACCTGTGCCGGGAGCGTGGGCTCGCGTCCCTGTGCGGTTCCCGACGACGCGGACGTCGACGTACCGGTCGGCGACCACATGGCGCTCGCGCTGACGGGACGGGTGCTGCCGGCCGAGGACCGCAGGGTCCTGGCGGCCTTCGCCGCACAGGCCGTCGTGGTCCTGGACCGGCGGCGCCTCCAGGAGGAGGCCGACCAGGCCCGCACACTCGCCGAGGGCAACCGCATCCGGACAGCTCTCCTGGCCGCCGTGTCGCACGACCTGCGCACCCCGCTGGCCGGCATCAAGGCCGCGGTCACGTCCCTGCGTTCGGACGATGTCGAGTGGTCGGAGGAAGATCAGGCGGAACTGCTGGAGTCCATCGAGGAGGGCGCCGACCGCCTCGACCACCTGGTCGGCAACCTCCTCGACATGTCCCGCCTCCAGACCGGCACCGTCACCCCGATCATCCGCGAGACCGACCTTGACGAGGTCATCCCGATGGCGCTCGGCGGCGTCCCCGAGGACAGCGTCGAGCTCGACGTCCCCGAGACTCTTCCCATGGTCGCCGTCGACCGGGGGCTGCTGGAACGGGCCGTCGCCAACGTCGTCGAGAACGCCGTCAAGTACAGCCCGCCGGGCGAGACGGTCCTGGTGTCCGCGAGCGCCCTCGCCGACCGCGTCGAGGTGCGCGTGGTCGACCGTGGTCCGGGCGTCCCCGACGAGGCCAAGGACCGCATCTTCGAACCGTTCCAGCGCTACGGCGACTCCCCGCGCGGCGCCGGCGTCGGCCTCGGCCTCGCGGTCGCTCGGGGCTTCACCGAGGCGATGGGCGGCACGATCCACGCAGAGGACACTCCGGGCGGCGGCCTCACGATGGTGCTGACCGTACGCACGGCCCCCGAGCGCCGACCCGAACAGCCGGATGTGTCGGCGGCGGCCACGTCCTGA
- the lysA gene encoding diaminopimelate decarboxylase, with product MTTVHEPTTTAELSVWPATTTEPVPGGPAVGGVPLAEIADRFGTPVYVLDEAEVRDRCRTYRDAFPDAEVLYAAKAFLCRAMVHWVEEEGLGLDVCSAGELELAVTTGFPPERITLHGNAKTPRDLETALRLGVGRIVIDSPSEIARLAAAVGPGGHQKVMVRVVPGISAGGHEKIRTGTDDQKFGLSIADGYAQHAIARILDQPQLELTGLHCHLGSQITSVKPYLAAVRRIVGLMARLHEQHGLVLRELDLGGGHGIAYRPGEAALDLTSLARKVRTELSDACGASGLPVPRLIIEPGRAIAGPAGVALYRVLSVKHTGSHTYVAVDGGMSDNPRPALYGVRYAPRLIGRHSAAAPASVTVVGRHCEAGDILAADAELPADVRPGDLLAVPVAGAYHLSMASAYNLVGRPPVTAVRDGIARLLVRRESLEDIRSRDVGL from the coding sequence ATGACCACGGTTCACGAACCCACCACGACCGCCGAGTTGTCGGTGTGGCCGGCCACGACCACCGAACCCGTACCCGGCGGCCCGGCCGTCGGCGGCGTACCGCTCGCCGAGATCGCCGACCGCTTCGGCACCCCCGTCTACGTCCTCGACGAGGCCGAGGTCCGCGACCGCTGCCGTACCTACCGGGACGCCTTCCCCGACGCCGAAGTCCTGTACGCGGCCAAGGCGTTCCTGTGCCGGGCCATGGTGCACTGGGTCGAGGAGGAGGGCCTCGGCCTGGACGTCTGCTCGGCCGGCGAACTGGAACTCGCCGTCACCACCGGCTTCCCGCCGGAGCGGATCACGCTGCACGGCAACGCCAAGACACCCCGCGACCTGGAGACCGCCCTGCGCCTGGGAGTCGGCCGGATCGTCATCGACAGCCCCTCGGAGATCGCGCGCCTGGCCGCGGCCGTGGGCCCGGGCGGTCACCAGAAGGTGATGGTCCGGGTCGTCCCCGGCATCAGCGCCGGTGGCCACGAGAAGATCCGCACCGGCACCGACGACCAGAAGTTCGGCCTGTCCATCGCCGACGGCTACGCCCAGCACGCCATCGCCCGCATACTCGACCAGCCGCAGCTCGAACTCACCGGCCTGCACTGCCACCTGGGATCGCAGATCACCAGCGTCAAGCCGTATCTGGCGGCGGTACGGCGGATCGTGGGACTGATGGCACGGCTGCACGAACAGCACGGCCTGGTCCTGCGCGAACTCGATCTCGGCGGCGGCCACGGCATCGCCTACCGCCCCGGCGAGGCGGCCCTGGACCTGACGTCACTGGCCCGCAAGGTCCGCACCGAACTCAGCGACGCCTGCGGCGCGTCCGGACTCCCCGTGCCTCGCCTGATCATCGAACCGGGACGGGCGATCGCGGGCCCGGCGGGCGTCGCGCTCTACCGTGTGCTGTCCGTCAAGCACACCGGCTCGCACACCTACGTCGCCGTGGACGGGGGCATGAGCGACAACCCCCGCCCCGCCCTGTACGGCGTCCGCTACGCCCCCCGCCTGATCGGCCGCCACAGCGCCGCGGCCCCGGCCTCGGTGACCGTCGTGGGCCGCCACTGCGAGGCCGGCGACATCCTGGCCGCCGACGCCGAACTCCCCGCCGACGTGCGCCCCGGCGACCTGCTCGCCGTACCGGTGGCCGGCGCGTATCACCTGTCCATGGCCTCCGCCTACAACCTGGTCGGGCGCCCGCCGGTGACCGCCGTACGCGACGGCATCGCCCGTCTCCTGGTCCGTCGCGAGTCCCTGGAGGACATCCGCAGCCGAGACGTGGGCCTGTAG